A single window of Oncorhynchus clarkii lewisi isolate Uvic-CL-2024 chromosome 10, UVic_Ocla_1.0, whole genome shotgun sequence DNA harbors:
- the LOC139418310 gene encoding AP-4 complex subunit mu-1, producing MISQVFILSSKGDHLIYKDFRGEAGKDAVNKFYEMVTALTGGQPPVVMKHKELHFVHIRQGGLYWVATTKADASPFTIIEFLNRLTALVKDYCGCLSEKSVQMNFALIYELLDEVVDFGYIQTTSTDILKNFIQTEAVSSKPFSLFDLSNVGLFGADTQQNKVAPSAAATRPIVSSQGEQGGKNEIFVDVIERMSVVIGANGVLMKADIEGEIRVKCYMPSCSEMRIGLNEEFSIGKSQLSGYGAAVRVDECSFHQAVRLDEFDTYRILKVCPSQGEQTVMQYQLCDDLPTAPPFRLFPSIERDSGGRLLMYLKLRCDLPPKSAAINVSITIPVPKGSLRLSQELSSPDQSAELQPKNKAVHWEIPRFPGGAQLSALFKLEVSGLSAASLQEVGPVSLSFELPKYTCTGLQIRFLRLSPIQPGPSQRWVRYVTHSDSYTIRI from the exons ATGATATCCCAGGTGTTCATATTGTCCTCCAAAGGAGATCACCTCATCTACAAAGACT TCCGTGGTGAAGCAGGAAAAGATGCTGTCAACAAATTCTATGAGATGGTCACTGCATTGACTGGTGGCCAGCCTCCAGTTGTAATG AAACACAAGGAGCTGCATTTTGTTCACATCAGACAGGGAGGGCTCTATTGGGTTGCCACGACGAAAGCTGATGCCTCTCCCTTCACCATCATCGAGTTCCTAAATAG ATTAACAGCCCTGGTTAAGGACTACTGTGGTTGTCTGTCAGAGAAGTCTGTCCAGATGAACTTTGCTCTCATTTATGAGCTGTTGGATGAGGTAGTG GACTTTGGTTACATTCAGACGACCTCTACTGATATCCTGAAGAACTTCATCCAGACTGAGGCGGTCAGCTCCAAACCCTTCAGCTTGTTTGACCTTAGTAACGTGGGGCTG TTTGGAGCAGACACCCAGCAGAATAAAGTGGCCCCCAGTGCAGCTGCCACACGGCCCATCGTGTCAAGTCAAGGAGAACAG GGAGGCAAAAACGAGATATTTgtggatgtgattgaaaggatgtcTGTAGTCATTGGTGCCAAT GGAGTTCTGATGAAGGCAgacattgagggagagatcaGAGTGAAGTGTTACATGCCAAGTTGCTCAG AGATGCGGATTGGACTGAATGAAGAGTTCAGCATAGGAAAGTCCCAGCTGAGTG gttaTGGGGCAGCTGTTCGTGTGGATGAGTGCAGCTTCCACCAGGCTGTCAGGCTGGATGAGTTTGACACCTATAGAATTCTGAAAGTGTGTCCAAGCCAAGGAGAG CAAACAGTGATGCAATACCAGTTGTGTGATGACCTACCCACAGCCCCTCCATTCCGTCTATTCCCTTCTATAGAGAGGGACAGTGGTGGCAG GTTGTTGATGTACCTGAAGCTGCGGTGTGACCTGCCCCCAAAGAG CGCTGCTATTAATGTTTCTATTACAATACCGGTACCCAAGGGCTCGCTTCG TCTCTCTCAGGAGTTGAGCAGCCCAGACCAGAGTGCTGAGCTGCAGCCAAAAAACAAGGCTGTCCATTGGGAGATCCCTCGCTTCCCTGGGGGCGCACAGCTCTCCGCCCTGTTCAAG CTGGAGGTCTCTGGCCTTAGCGCTGCCTCGTTACAGGAAGTGGGACCGGTCAGTCTGAGCTTTGAGCTGCCGAAGTACACCTGCACAGGACTGCAAATTAGATTCCTCCGCCTGTCCCCGATACAGCCTGGACCGTCGCAACGCTGGGTCCGCTATGTAACCCATTCAGACTCGTATACCATCCGTATCTGA